A single Marinitoga aeolica DNA region contains:
- a CDS encoding glycosyltransferase — protein MLENSEKLRVRLIVITINYNSAEYTLKAIDSFIKNHQGLLYKLIVVDNNSLKDDYEKLLKNIQQINTNNNIIIIRSNNNLGFSKGNNLGLKYAYDNYIFDYLLLMNNDIIIHTKGLLNKMIYDIEKKGSIYVAEMPLINNIKQKKEAEKQIQIRKIPNLFSLFIVSSPILNRIFFPVKNNFIYKSKMPFKNDVDAYVLSGAFMLLSKRFINMIKYFDVDTFLYGEEIIIGYQIKKYGYKGFLNTKYIVDHVQGASSEKKSFSGFTFFHKYKSASIFAKKYLKAKKYYLFFFKVKFIIEAFVLDMLINKSIKEFLIFYKLLKKL, from the coding sequence ATGTTAGAGAATTCTGAGAAATTGCGAGTAAGATTAATAGTTATTACAATAAATTACAATTCAGCGGAATATACATTAAAAGCTATAGATTCTTTCATTAAAAATCATCAAGGGTTATTATATAAATTAATTGTAGTTGATAATAACTCTTTAAAAGATGATTATGAAAAATTGCTAAAAAACATTCAACAAATTAATACTAATAATAATATAATAATAATTAGATCAAATAACAATTTAGGATTTTCTAAGGGAAATAATTTAGGTTTGAAATATGCTTATGATAACTATATATTTGATTATCTGTTATTAATGAATAATGACATAATAATACATACAAAAGGATTATTAAATAAAATGATATATGATATAGAAAAAAAAGGTTCTATATATGTAGCTGAAATGCCATTAATAAATAATATTAAACAAAAAAAAGAAGCTGAAAAACAAATTCAAATTAGAAAAATTCCAAATCTTTTTAGCTTATTTATAGTCTCAAGTCCAATTTTAAATAGAATATTTTTTCCAGTAAAAAATAACTTTATATATAAATCGAAAATGCCATTTAAAAATGATGTAGATGCTTATGTTCTTTCTGGAGCTTTTATGCTTTTATCAAAGAGATTTATAAATATGATCAAATATTTTGACGTTGATACATTCTTATATGGAGAAGAAATTATAATAGGTTATCAAATAAAAAAATATGGATACAAAGGATTTTTAAATACGAAATACATTGTTGATCATGTTCAAGGTGCTTCCTCTGAAAAAAAATCATTTTCTGGTTTTACATTTTTTCATAAATATAAAAGTGCAAGTATATTTGCAAAAAAGTATTTAAAAGCGAAAAAGTATTATCTTTTTTTCTTTAAAGTAAAATTTATTATTGAGGCATTTGTTTTAGATATGTTAATAAATAAATCAATAAAGGAATTTTTAATATTTTATAAATTATTGAAAAAACTATAA
- the pseB gene encoding UDP-N-acetylglucosamine 4,6-dehydratase (inverting) has protein sequence MINGKSLLITGGTGSFGKMFTKILLESYDPKKIIIYSRDEFKQDVMRKELMFKYPDKMNKLRFFIGDVRDKERLYRAFDGVDYVIHAAAMKQVPACEYNPFEAIKTNIHGAQNIIDAAIDRGVKKVVALSTDKAVNPINLYGGTKLVSDKLFISANAYSGSKNTIFSIVRYGNVAGSRGSVIPFFKELIEKGIKELPITDFRMTRFWITLEQGVDLVIKALKESKGGETYISKIPSFKITDLAQAMLPGCKMKEIGIREGEKLHEVMITKDDSRTTYEYEKHYIIYPHFDWWNFESHFTPGGKLIEEGFEYNSGNNSEWLTVEDLRDWLIKLNLMPNIE, from the coding sequence ATGATAAATGGGAAATCTTTATTAATTACAGGTGGAACTGGATCATTTGGAAAAATGTTTACTAAAATATTATTGGAAAGTTATGATCCTAAAAAAATAATTATATATTCTAGAGATGAATTTAAACAGGATGTAATGAGGAAAGAATTAATGTTTAAGTATCCAGATAAAATGAATAAATTAAGATTTTTCATTGGTGATGTAAGAGATAAAGAAAGATTATATAGAGCATTTGATGGAGTAGATTATGTAATTCATGCAGCTGCAATGAAGCAGGTTCCAGCATGTGAGTATAATCCATTTGAAGCAATAAAAACAAACATACACGGTGCTCAGAATATAATAGATGCAGCTATTGATAGAGGTGTAAAAAAAGTAGTTGCTTTGTCAACAGATAAAGCTGTCAACCCCATCAATTTATATGGTGGTACCAAATTAGTCTCAGATAAATTATTTATTTCAGCTAATGCTTATTCGGGAAGCAAAAATACAATATTTTCAATAGTTAGATATGGAAATGTTGCTGGTAGTAGAGGATCAGTAATTCCATTTTTTAAAGAATTAATTGAAAAAGGAATAAAAGAATTACCTATAACAGATTTTAGAATGACTAGATTTTGGATAACCTTAGAACAAGGGGTTGATCTTGTTATCAAAGCATTAAAAGAATCAAAAGGTGGGGAAACATATATATCCAAAATACCATCATTTAAAATTACAGATTTAGCTCAAGCAATGTTACCTGGATGCAAAATGAAAGAGATTGGTATTAGAGAAGGGGAAAAATTACATGAAGTTATGATAACAAAAGATGATTCTAGAACAACATATGAATATGAAAAACATTATATAATTTATCCACATTTTGACTGGTGGAACTTTGAAAGCCATTTTACTCCTGGAGGAAAGTTAATAGAAGAAGGATTTGAATATAATTCTGGAAATAACTCAGAATGGTTGACTGTAGAAGATTTAAGAGATTGGCTAATCAAATTGAATCTAATGCCAAATATTGAGTGA
- the rfbB gene encoding dTDP-glucose 4,6-dehydratase, giving the protein MNILVTGVAGFIGSNFVYYYLEKYKDRKIIGLDKLTYAGNLENLEKLTPEQKERFVFIKGDINNQELIEYIFETYKIEGIINFAAESHVDRSIHDPQIFLKTNVIGTQTLLNVAKKYWQKDTQKFIDGVKFLQISTDEVYGSLGPTGYFTEKTPLDPHSPYSASKASADLIVKAYYDTYKMPTNITRCSNNYGPYQFPEKLIPLMINNALNHKKLPVYGDGKQIRDWLYVTDHCRAIDLVFENGRTGEVYNIGGHNEKENIYIVKKIIEILREKTGDKEINEKLIKHVKDRLGHDRRYGIDPTKIKEELGWEPEIMFDEGIEKTIEWYLENQDWMKRVISGEYLEFYEKNYGGKK; this is encoded by the coding sequence ATGAATATACTAGTAACAGGAGTAGCAGGATTCATAGGAAGTAACTTTGTATATTATTACTTAGAAAAATACAAAGATAGAAAAATAATAGGACTAGATAAACTAACATATGCAGGAAACTTAGAAAATTTGGAAAAATTAACTCCAGAACAAAAAGAAAGGTTTGTATTCATAAAAGGAGATATAAACAACCAAGAATTAATAGAATACATATTCGAAACATATAAAATAGAAGGAATAATAAACTTTGCAGCAGAAAGTCATGTAGATAGATCAATACATGATCCACAAATATTCTTAAAAACAAATGTAATAGGAACACAAACATTACTAAATGTAGCAAAAAAATACTGGCAAAAAGATACACAAAAATTTATAGATGGAGTAAAGTTTTTACAGATATCAACAGATGAAGTATATGGTTCATTGGGACCAACAGGATACTTCACAGAAAAGACACCACTAGATCCACATAGTCCATATTCAGCAAGTAAAGCATCAGCAGACTTAATAGTAAAAGCATATTATGACACATATAAAATGCCAACAAACATAACAAGATGTTCAAACAATTATGGACCATATCAATTTCCAGAAAAATTAATACCATTAATGATAAACAATGCATTAAACCACAAAAAATTACCAGTATATGGAGATGGAAAACAAATAAGAGATTGGTTATATGTAACAGATCATTGTAGAGCAATAGATTTGGTATTTGAAAATGGAAGAACAGGAGAAGTATATAACATAGGAGGACATAACGAAAAAGAAAACATATACATAGTAAAAAAGATAATAGAAATACTCAGAGAAAAAACAGGAGATAAAGAAATAAATGAGAAATTAATAAAACACGTAAAAGACAGACTAGGACATGATAGAAGATATGGAATAGATCCAACAAAAATAAAGGAAGAATTAGGATGGGAACCAGAAATAATGTTTGATGAAGGAATAGAAAAAACAATAGAATGGTATTTAGAAAATCAAGACTGGATGAAAAGAGTAATTTCTGGTGAGTATTTGGAATTTTATGAGAAGAATTATGGAGGGAAAAAATGA
- a CDS encoding IS110 family transposase translates to MLLLLITGVYSKNIFVFLKSHGFDELFFVSPSDVHNTRKILNWPKTDKLDAKVIQKTAIKFPENLTPFVPKDSFFESLREITRSRYHINILSDYSAEDIVNSLLMIYSI, encoded by the coding sequence ATGTTGCTTTTGCTTATAACTGGTGTTTATTCTAAAAACATTTTTGTTTTTCTTAAATCTCACGGTTTTGATGAGTTGTTTTTTGTTTCTCCTTCTGATGTTCATAATACTAGAAAGATTCTTAATTGGCCTAAAACTGATAAATTAGATGCTAAAGTTATTCAAAAAACTGCTATTAAGTTTCCTGAGAATCTTACTCCTTTTGTTCCTAAAGATTCTTTTTTTGAATCTCTTAGAGAAATTACTCGTTCTAGATATCATATTAATATTTTATCTGATTATTCTGCTGAAGATATTGTTAATAGTCTATTAATGATTTATTCAATTTAG
- a CDS encoding CatB-related O-acetyltransferase produces MIHKLLYYIKLYSFKKKWREKNKHNETSPVNLFPIEIVKVGNYSYGPLEVHSWGANNERLEIGNFVSIASGVKFILGGNHTIDTFSTYPFKVKFLGEKREAWSKGPIVVEDDVWIGMDSMILSGVKIGKGAIIAARSVISKDVPPYAIVAGNPARVIKFRFKKELIEKLLKIDIEEILTQNFIKNNIDILYNKLDEKILNIIFFNNMR; encoded by the coding sequence ATGATACATAAATTACTATATTATATAAAATTATATAGTTTTAAAAAAAAATGGAGGGAAAAAAACAAACATAATGAGACTAGTCCTGTAAATTTGTTTCCCATAGAAATTGTCAAAGTAGGAAATTATTCATATGGACCGCTTGAAGTACATTCATGGGGTGCAAATAATGAAAGATTAGAAATAGGAAATTTTGTTTCTATAGCTTCTGGTGTAAAATTTATTTTGGGAGGAAATCACACAATAGATACATTTTCAACATACCCTTTTAAGGTAAAATTTTTAGGTGAAAAAAGAGAAGCATGGTCAAAAGGTCCAATAGTAGTGGAAGATGATGTATGGATAGGTATGGATTCAATGATTTTATCAGGGGTTAAAATTGGGAAAGGAGCTATTATTGCTGCTAGGAGTGTTATCAGTAAAGATGTTCCACCATATGCTATAGTTGCCGGAAATCCAGCTAGGGTTATTAAATTCAGATTTAAAAAAGAATTAATTGAAAAATTATTAAAAATTGATATTGAAGAAATTTTGACACAAAATTTTATTAAAAATAATATAGATATTTTATATAATAAATTGGATGAGAAAATATTAAATATAATTTTTTTTAATAATATGAGGTGA
- a CDS encoding UDP-N-acetylglucosamine 2-epimerase — protein METLRSWFNNNKIYYKNYNLLTILVAKKYLQILNENYYSMNIKLKLKKIIENLIIKYSHIFKPKILTSRINSLANKNFYIVNFNPDEVKTFLHIHNIIKFDNNAVVGTVSKKTYKYYKMLKIPVIFFDIKYKLKHDKFTFDKNFSANEFLMLHRAAALIDTLEKTIIKYQYPKTLITVQDYYYFDSIFANFFKNKIPTITLQHGLISKMENKDNSLWNFVFSDYIIVWGKSQKEILKYYNINESKIKALGTARYDDYFINNINNINYNTKIIDNKILFSIQPLNLLEKDLINYMIKLIGKITKNNEYELFLRFHPGNSKEAKKEFINSLKRENIINFKVSEEEDVIKDIISSRIVLSNRSGIAYETMLFNKPLIEYYSIDNNTFDYRNAVINALDIDEIIQYIDRIFKEEKFLLDVLKKQKKFINQYFKQPPSSKRILEFINNQSKKSGGK, from the coding sequence ATGGAAACGTTGAGATCATGGTTTAATAATAATAAAATATATTACAAAAATTATAATTTATTAACTATATTGGTTGCTAAAAAGTATTTACAAATTCTTAATGAAAATTATTATTCAATGAATATAAAACTTAAATTAAAAAAAATAATTGAAAATCTCATTATAAAATATTCACATATTTTTAAACCTAAAATTTTAACATCAAGAATTAATAGTTTAGCTAATAAAAATTTTTATATTGTGAATTTTAATCCCGATGAGGTAAAGACTTTTCTTCATATACACAATATTATTAAATTTGATAATAACGCCGTTGTAGGTACAGTTTCGAAGAAAACTTATAAATATTATAAAATGTTAAAAATTCCAGTAATATTTTTTGATATTAAATATAAGTTAAAACATGATAAATTTACTTTTGATAAAAATTTTTCAGCGAATGAATTTTTAATGCTACATAGAGCAGCAGCGTTGATTGATACATTAGAAAAAACTATTATCAAATATCAATATCCAAAAACTTTGATTACAGTTCAAGATTATTATTATTTTGATTCTATTTTTGCTAATTTTTTTAAAAATAAAATACCAACAATTACTCTTCAACATGGCTTGATATCAAAGATGGAAAATAAAGATAATTCTTTATGGAATTTTGTATTTTCTGATTATATTATTGTTTGGGGAAAATCACAAAAAGAAATTTTAAAATATTATAATATTAATGAAAGCAAAATAAAAGCTTTAGGAACCGCAAGATATGATGACTATTTTATAAATAATATAAATAATATAAATTATAATACAAAAATTATTGATAATAAAATTTTATTTAGCATACAACCACTTAATTTATTAGAAAAAGATTTAATAAACTATATGATTAAGCTTATTGGCAAAATAACAAAAAATAATGAATATGAGTTATTTTTAAGATTTCATCCTGGAAATTCTAAAGAAGCGAAAAAAGAATTTATAAATTCTTTGAAGCGGGAGAATATAATCAATTTTAAAGTATCGGAAGAGGAAGATGTTATAAAAGATATAATTAGTTCAAGAATTGTTCTTTCGAATAGGAGTGGAATTGCATATGAAACAATGTTATTTAATAAACCTCTAATTGAGTATTATTCAATTGATAATAATACTTTCGACTACAGAAATGCTGTAATAAATGCTCTGGATATCGATGAAATAATTCAATATATAGATAGAATATTTAAAGAAGAAAAATTTTTATTAGATGTATTAAAAAAACAAAAAAAATTTATTAATCAGTATTTTAAACAACCCCCTTCAAGTAAAAGAATTTTAGAATTTATTAATAACCAATCTAAAAAATCTGGAGGTAAATAA
- a CDS encoding glycosyltransferase, whose amino-acid sequence MAFTTCVVMCTYNGEKFLEEQLDSILNQSKKIDKIYITDDNSTDNTIEILKKYEREYYEIIDLKINDKNIGYIKNFEKTLKRAKEDIIFLADQDDIWQKYKIEKILKFFHENPWKSYVFSDAYLKEGDQIKDYSLFDIYFKKKKRKHYEKNPIKSLLPKNFVTGATLAIQKKYLNYAFPFTGKIPHDYEIVLKLSYFSEGDYIEDKLITYRMHKNQTMGVHYGIKKFFRIIKNLDEVFNKEKNILLLNNLYKAFEEINHAYKNNSNQEIENLIENYISFLKFRRDLYLSNEKKIKIFSRLRDYLKFDNFNSLFKDIFSI is encoded by the coding sequence ATGGCATTTACTACATGTGTTGTCATGTGCACATATAATGGTGAAAAATTTTTAGAAGAACAATTAGATAGCATTCTTAACCAAAGTAAAAAAATCGATAAGATTTATATTACTGATGATAACTCTACGGATAATACAATTGAAATTTTGAAAAAATATGAAAGAGAATATTATGAGATTATTGATTTAAAGATTAATGATAAAAACATTGGGTATATAAAAAATTTCGAAAAAACATTAAAAAGAGCAAAAGAAGATATTATATTTTTGGCTGATCAAGATGATATATGGCAAAAATATAAAATTGAAAAAATATTAAAATTTTTTCATGAAAATCCATGGAAATCTTATGTATTTTCTGATGCATATTTAAAAGAAGGAGATCAAATAAAAGATTATTCACTATTTGATATTTATTTTAAAAAAAAGAAAAGAAAGCATTATGAAAAAAATCCTATAAAATCATTGTTACCTAAAAATTTTGTAACAGGAGCAACTTTAGCTATTCAAAAAAAATATCTAAATTATGCATTTCCATTTACAGGAAAAATTCCACATGATTATGAAATAGTTTTAAAATTGTCATATTTTAGTGAAGGTGATTATATTGAAGATAAATTGATAACCTATAGAATGCACAAAAACCAAACAATGGGTGTTCATTATGGCATAAAAAAATTTTTTCGTATAATTAAAAATTTAGATGAAGTATTCAATAAGGAAAAAAATATATTGTTATTAAACAATTTATATAAAGCATTTGAAGAAATTAATCATGCGTATAAAAACAACTCAAATCAAGAAATAGAAAATTTAATAGAAAATTATATAAGTTTTTTAAAATTTAGAAGAGATCTATATTTATCAAATGAAAAAAAAATAAAAATTTTTAGTAGATTAAGGGATTATTTAAAGTTTGACAATTTTAATTCTTTATTTAAGGATATATTTTCAATATAA
- the rfbA gene encoding glucose-1-phosphate thymidylyltransferase RfbA — protein MKSIILSGGSGTRLYPITKAVSKQLLPVYDKPMIYYPLSTVMLSGIREILIITNPEYIELYKRLFGDGSHLGLRIEYKIQEEPRGLADAFLVGEEFINGDKCMLTLGDNIFYGQGFSSMLKRAGSLEKGAVIFGYYVKDPRSYGVVEFDENGKAISLEEKPEKPKSNYAIPGLYFYDERVVEFAKQLKPSKRGELEITDLNRIYLELGELTVEKFGRGFAWLDMGTYQGLLEASNFVETIQKRQGFYIGCIEEIAYRMGYINREELYRLGKELEKTEYGRYLMEIADGVRE, from the coding sequence ATGAAATCAATAATACTATCAGGAGGTTCAGGAACAAGATTATATCCAATAACAAAAGCAGTAAGTAAACAATTATTGCCAGTATACGATAAACCAATGATATATTATCCATTATCAACAGTAATGTTATCAGGAATAAGAGAAATATTAATAATAACTAACCCAGAATACATAGAATTATACAAAAGATTATTTGGAGATGGCTCACATTTAGGATTAAGAATAGAATATAAAATACAAGAAGAACCAAGAGGATTAGCAGATGCATTTTTAGTAGGAGAAGAATTCATAAATGGAGATAAATGTATGCTAACCCTTGGAGATAATATATTCTATGGTCAAGGATTTAGTTCCATGTTAAAAAGAGCAGGAAGTTTAGAAAAAGGAGCAGTAATATTTGGATATTACGTAAAAGATCCAAGAAGTTATGGAGTAGTAGAATTTGATGAAAATGGAAAAGCAATAAGCTTAGAAGAAAAGCCAGAAAAGCCAAAAAGCAACTATGCAATACCAGGATTATATTTTTACGATGAAAGAGTAGTAGAATTTGCAAAACAATTAAAACCATCAAAAAGAGGAGAATTAGAAATAACAGATTTAAATAGAATATATTTGGAATTAGGGGAACTAACAGTAGAAAAATTTGGAAGAGGATTTGCATGGCTTGATATGGGAACATATCAAGGATTACTAGAAGCATCAAATTTTGTAGAAACAATACAAAAAAGACAAGGTTTCTACATAGGATGTATAGAAGAAATTGCATATAGAATGGGATATATAAATAGAGAAGAATTATATAGACTAGGAAAAGAATTAGAAAAAACAGAATACGGAAGATATTTAATGGAAATAGCAGATGGAGTGAGAGAATGA
- the rfbD gene encoding dTDP-4-dehydrorhamnose reductase encodes MISVKILITGAKGQLGQEFQKLFQKVKIEYIPTDHEELDITNLKKIREFVKDKNITHIINCAAYNLVDKAEEDWKTAYSVNGLAVKNLAIVANEINAELIHYSTDYVFGGNKNEPYTIYDKPNPINKYGKSKELGERFIQNIANKYYLIRVSWVFGIGNNNFAKKVIQWSKNNEVLKIADDEISAPTYAVDLANATYKLIQEKAYGLYHITNTSCSRYEWAEYILKKINWNRKLERASKDDFNLPAKRPGYSVLDNYGLKETINYEMPTWQNATERFLKELKETGEI; translated from the coding sequence ATGATAAGCGTGAAAATATTGATAACAGGAGCAAAAGGACAATTAGGACAAGAATTTCAAAAATTATTCCAAAAAGTTAAAATAGAATATATACCAACAGATCATGAAGAATTAGATATAACAAATCTAAAAAAAATAAGAGAATTTGTAAAAGATAAAAATATAACTCATATAATTAACTGTGCAGCATATAATCTAGTAGATAAAGCAGAAGAAGATTGGAAAACAGCATATAGTGTAAATGGGTTAGCAGTAAAAAATTTAGCAATAGTAGCAAATGAAATAAATGCAGAACTAATACATTACTCAACAGATTATGTATTTGGAGGAAATAAAAACGAACCATATACAATATATGATAAACCAAATCCCATAAACAAATATGGAAAAAGTAAAGAATTAGGTGAAAGGTTCATACAAAATATAGCAAATAAATACTACCTCATAAGAGTAAGTTGGGTATTTGGAATAGGAAATAACAACTTTGCCAAAAAAGTAATACAATGGTCAAAAAACAATGAAGTATTAAAAATAGCAGATGATGAAATAAGTGCACCAACATATGCAGTAGATTTAGCAAATGCAACATATAAACTAATACAAGAAAAAGCATATGGATTATATCATATAACCAATACATCATGTTCAAGATATGAATGGGCAGAATATATACTAAAAAAAATAAATTGGAATAGGAAATTAGAAAGAGCAAGTAAAGATGATTTTAATTTACCAGCAAAAAGACCTGGATATTCAGTATTAGATAATTATGGATTAAAAGAAACAATAAACTATGAAATGCCAACATGGCAAAATGCAACAGAAAGATTCTTAAAAGAATTAAAAGAAACGGGGGAAATATAA
- the rfbC gene encoding dTDP-4-dehydrorhamnose 3,5-epimerase, with protein MSKFKKIETPIEGLYIIEPTVYGDNRGFFMESWNKKEFQEIGLNMEFVQDNHSRSTKGVLRGLHFQNPHSQGKLVRVIKGIVYDVAVDLRKNSKTYGQYYGIILSEENKKMFYIPEGFAHGFLVLSETADFMYKTTDYYCKECDGGIIWNDPDINIQWPLKEYVIEKPILSEKDKQLPTLKEYNEKNI; from the coding sequence ATGAGTAAATTCAAAAAAATAGAAACACCAATAGAAGGATTATATATAATAGAACCTACAGTATATGGAGATAACAGAGGATTTTTCATGGAAAGTTGGAACAAAAAAGAATTTCAAGAAATAGGATTAAACATGGAATTTGTACAAGATAATCATTCAAGATCAACAAAAGGTGTATTAAGAGGATTACACTTTCAAAATCCTCATTCACAAGGAAAACTAGTAAGAGTAATAAAAGGAATAGTATATGATGTGGCAGTAGATTTAAGAAAAAATTCAAAAACATATGGTCAATATTATGGAATAATATTATCAGAAGAAAACAAAAAAATGTTTTACATACCAGAAGGATTTGCACATGGATTTCTAGTATTAAGTGAAACAGCAGATTTTATGTACAAAACAACAGATTATTATTGTAAAGAATGTGATGGCGGAATAATATGGAATGATCCAGATATAAACATACAATGGCCATTAAAAGAATATGTAATAGAAAAACCGATATTATCAGAAAAAGACAAACAATTACCAACATTAAAAGAATATAATGAAAAGAATATATAA
- the pseC gene encoding UDP-4-amino-4,6-dideoxy-N-acetyl-beta-L-altrosamine transaminase: MKIPYGKQWIDEKDIKEVVKILENDWITQGPMVEKFEQKVAEYCGVKYAVAVNSGTAALHAAYFAAGLKSEDEIITSPITFTATSNAALYLGAKPIFCDIDIKTYCIDIEKIEEKITDKTKIITPVSYAGYPVNIDKIKEIADKYNLIVIEDAAHALGAIRNGKKVGIDADMTILSFHPVKHITTGEGGMILTNDEKYYEKLKLFRTHGITKDKNKMLKNDGAWYYEMHELGYNYRIPDILSALGYSQMDKLEMFIERRNYIAKRYNEAFRNNHKITIPPVVDNNSRHAYHLYPLLINDKNKRKYVFDRLREEGIYAQVHYIPVHLQPYYQKNLGYKKGDYPIAEDFYSKEISLPMYPKMTEEEINYVINTVDKILKEI; encoded by the coding sequence GTGAAAATTCCATATGGCAAACAATGGATTGATGAAAAAGATATAAAAGAAGTAGTGAAAATACTGGAAAATGACTGGATAACTCAAGGACCAATGGTAGAGAAATTCGAACAAAAAGTTGCAGAATATTGTGGAGTTAAATATGCTGTAGCTGTTAATTCTGGTACTGCAGCATTACATGCAGCATATTTTGCAGCAGGACTAAAATCTGAAGATGAAATAATAACATCTCCTATTACATTTACTGCAACTTCAAATGCGGCATTGTATTTAGGAGCAAAACCAATATTTTGCGATATAGATATTAAAACATATTGCATTGATATTGAAAAAATTGAAGAAAAAATAACCGATAAAACTAAAATAATAACTCCAGTATCGTATGCAGGATATCCTGTAAACATAGATAAAATAAAAGAAATAGCAGATAAATATAATTTGATAGTCATTGAAGATGCTGCTCATGCACTTGGTGCAATCAGGAACGGAAAAAAAGTTGGAATTGATGCAGATATGACAATATTATCTTTTCACCCGGTTAAGCATATAACAACTGGCGAAGGTGGTATGATATTGACAAATGATGAAAAATATTATGAAAAATTAAAATTATTTAGAACTCATGGAATTACCAAAGATAAAAATAAAATGTTAAAAAACGATGGAGCTTGGTATTATGAAATGCATGAATTGGGATATAATTATAGAATACCAGATATATTATCTGCATTAGGTTATTCACAAATGGACAAATTAGAAATGTTTATAGAAAGAAGAAATTATATAGCAAAAAGGTATAATGAAGCATTTAGAAATAATCATAAAATAACAATTCCACCGGTAGTAGATAATAATTCTAGACATGCATATCATTTATATCCATTATTGATTAATGATAAAAATAAAAGAAAATATGTATTTGATAGATTAAGAGAAGAAGGAATATACGCTCAAGTGCATTATATCCCTGTACATTTACAACCATATTATCAAAAAAATTTGGGTTATAAAAAAGGAGATTATCCTATTGCAGAAGATTTTTATTCCAAAGAAATATCATTACCAATGTATCCAAAAATGACAGAAGAAGAAATTAATTATGTAATAAATACTGTAGATAAAATATTAAAAGAAATATAA